A genomic window from Winogradskyella sp. J14-2 includes:
- a CDS encoding T9SS type B sorting domain-containing protein has translation MLRNSLFTFLLVLLAINYLFPQKIITDNTLTPQQLIQNLVGEDCATANTISSPYNGTVNNIISYGNFERGNSNFPLENGIILSTGSITKAGNSVITENLSDGDINWETDPDVLNILGIDETLNATSIQFNFSTANNFVAFKYVFASDEYQQDYPCNFRDVFGILIRPAGSADPFVNIALVPETTTEISTNTIHPNINGFCEAINEDYFQGYNLPSTNYSGQSVVLTANADVTPNEVYEIKFVIADHIDQRFDSAVFIEAEGFGGAVDLGPDQEICGNDFITLDADINNPSALYSWFLNDNIIAGENDSTLMANDQGTYRVEIELPLAGGNCILSDTIQLEVIPFQPAAPIEDILVCDTTDPIGVSDFDFQTLKNDEILSQLPSNNYLITYHLSQNDAQENINSITGIYENTETTETIFVRIESLDGSCLQVGSFNIQIEEAPTTQNYDLEVCIDQIADPGIIDINQLRSILADNNLDRDIRFFLSDEDAINLENEIFDFPDFSNQPPFVVARISLDSQPESCFSLAYLNFIYIGPPPLFTDRLILDACTDPNYEEFNGTTLLTYDNVPVTFDIESYFELIETSIFPGSSVRTLELYGLGNPRSWTLTNSPSFTFRLGISFENGNCFSEIELEVHKNYLYNVIGEEKDINRCDDNSNDGIVTFNFDEIRSEIIDGLSPEYTPNLFIEYYNSEDDRAAEINEINQTDNITVNSSETLYIKVYYEVNGIESCSIDAQINLNVEEALDLPDFNIDYCGNTDPVNNTTNIILESVASEIRNEILDNSNSIVAVDFFTTQDDALNAENTLINNFNLNEGQTLFTRVTNAFTGCFDIAEVTLNITAALEASNPDSIIICDTDQNLIETVNLNTALEQFPNNTDISYSFYESFNDAINENHDFLAIDNPNAYITSSKELFIRADIESENCFSIFNFDVLIYADPQLNQLPTVVNCETDPSIPSNFVFETTDAQIIGNQIGMQVLYYETENDAINRENNIDKTIPYQNTSNPQIIYVRLENESGNSCYKVAPMQIEVRETPDYNTPSDIFECDINNTGFATTDLSNTIEEIELGSTTELNISFHATPLNAELGTNAISLNYTVTSNPQTIYAKIENANSGCYNVESFNINTLSLPEVIFGQSLVACGNNFNTSVEWDLTAIELDILDGRQFNIDFTYFTSEADAQTNVNAIANPTAYINTSSPETVYARVRNATTECFSVVPFELIINAPPIINEFGVYNVCENNSNTIDLHNIDLLLVDNTFNILISYYQTIDDAENDNNALNTDYVYTNNTEDLVARVEYTTTGCYVIYPFELHVNTIPIANQPDSIIACDDDFDGQLTVDLSQQNTLILNGQNPDEFSINYYESEEDAIANNNMISLQYLASNNDVIFARLENNITGCFDITQFTVIINNKPIVDIQDQVLCLNDLPLVVSAETNNPLDGYEWSTNETSSSIEITSIGSYSVTVTNEFGCQTTSTFSVSESNSAEIEVVETVNFADPNNIVVTVIGIGNYLYQLNDQPFQSSGIFYNVPIGYNTVTIVDQNGCAQITREVLVIDTPKHLSPNGDGQYDTWHITGVETLPGTIIYIFDRYGKLLKTLLHTSPGWDGTYNGSAMPAGDYWYIAKVRQDNMSFDVKGHFALRR, from the coding sequence ATGTTAAGGAATAGTCTATTTACTTTTCTTTTGGTATTGTTAGCTATAAATTATTTGTTTCCTCAAAAAATTATTACTGACAATACACTAACACCGCAACAACTTATCCAAAATTTGGTTGGCGAAGATTGCGCTACTGCTAATACCATATCATCACCTTACAATGGCACTGTAAATAATATTATTAGTTATGGAAATTTTGAGAGAGGCAACTCTAACTTTCCACTAGAGAATGGCATCATATTATCTACTGGAAGTATAACAAAAGCTGGAAATTCCGTCATAACCGAAAACCTTAGCGATGGAGATATAAATTGGGAAACAGACCCTGATGTATTAAATATTCTTGGTATTGATGAGACTCTTAATGCGACATCTATTCAGTTTAATTTTAGTACAGCCAACAACTTTGTTGCTTTTAAATATGTTTTCGCCTCCGACGAATACCAACAAGACTACCCTTGTAATTTTAGAGATGTATTTGGTATTTTAATAAGACCTGCTGGTAGTGCAGATCCTTTTGTTAACATAGCGTTGGTACCAGAGACAACTACAGAGATAAGCACCAATACAATTCACCCAAATATTAATGGCTTTTGCGAAGCCATTAACGAAGACTATTTTCAAGGTTATAATTTGCCAAGCACTAACTACAGTGGCCAAAGTGTTGTATTAACTGCCAATGCAGACGTCACACCAAATGAAGTCTACGAAATTAAATTTGTAATTGCAGACCATATCGATCAACGTTTCGACTCTGCCGTTTTTATTGAAGCCGAAGGTTTTGGCGGTGCCGTAGATCTTGGACCAGATCAGGAGATTTGTGGTAATGACTTTATTACATTAGATGCTGACATTAACAATCCATCTGCATTGTATTCGTGGTTTTTAAACGATAATATAATCGCAGGCGAAAACGATTCAACCCTAATGGCAAATGACCAAGGCACATATCGTGTTGAGATAGAACTTCCGCTCGCTGGTGGCAATTGCATTCTGTCAGATACTATACAATTAGAAGTTATCCCGTTTCAGCCGGCTGCTCCTATAGAAGATATTTTAGTCTGTGACACTACAGATCCAATAGGTGTTTCAGACTTCGATTTTCAGACGTTAAAAAATGACGAAATTCTATCGCAATTACCATCAAACAACTACCTAATTACATACCACCTCTCACAAAATGACGCACAAGAAAATATAAATTCAATAACTGGGATCTATGAAAATACCGAAACCACTGAAACTATCTTTGTAAGGATAGAAAGTCTAGACGGTAGTTGCCTGCAGGTTGGAAGTTTCAATATCCAAATTGAGGAGGCACCAACCACACAAAATTATGATTTAGAAGTTTGCATAGACCAAATTGCAGATCCAGGAATAATTGACATTAACCAACTTAGAAGTATTCTTGCAGATAATAATCTAGATAGAGATATTAGATTTTTCTTATCTGACGAAGATGCCATAAATTTAGAAAACGAAATTTTTGATTTTCCTGATTTTAGTAACCAACCACCTTTTGTAGTAGCCAGGATATCGCTAGACTCTCAGCCTGAGAGTTGTTTCTCATTAGCCTATTTAAACTTTATATACATAGGCCCACCTCCTTTATTTACAGATCGCCTAATTTTAGATGCCTGTACAGATCCTAACTATGAGGAGTTTAATGGGACAACCCTTTTAACTTACGACAATGTTCCGGTGACTTTTGATATTGAAAGTTATTTTGAACTGATAGAAACGTCAATCTTTCCAGGATCTAGTGTAAGAACTTTAGAGTTATATGGCTTAGGTAACCCTAGATCGTGGACCCTTACCAACTCACCATCATTCACCTTTAGACTTGGAATATCTTTTGAAAACGGTAACTGCTTTTCTGAAATTGAACTCGAAGTCCACAAAAATTACCTATACAACGTTATTGGTGAAGAAAAAGACATTAATAGATGCGATGATAATTCTAACGATGGTATTGTAACTTTTAATTTTGATGAGATAAGATCTGAAATTATAGACGGCTTATCGCCAGAGTATACACCTAATTTATTTATAGAGTACTACAACTCCGAAGACGATAGAGCAGCTGAGATTAATGAAATTAATCAAACTGATAATATTACTGTAAACAGTTCCGAAACTCTATATATAAAAGTATATTATGAAGTTAATGGTATAGAAAGTTGCTCTATTGATGCCCAAATAAATCTCAACGTTGAAGAAGCCTTAGATCTACCAGATTTCAATATTGATTACTGCGGAAACACTGATCCCGTTAATAATACTACGAATATAATTTTAGAATCTGTAGCCAGTGAAATTAGAAACGAAATCCTAGACAACTCAAACTCTATAGTAGCTGTAGATTTCTTTACCACTCAAGATGATGCACTTAATGCAGAAAACACATTAATAAATAACTTTAACCTTAACGAAGGACAAACATTATTTACAAGGGTTACAAATGCCTTTACAGGTTGCTTTGATATCGCAGAGGTAACTCTTAATATCACTGCAGCTCTAGAAGCTTCTAATCCAGATTCAATTATCATTTGCGATACTGACCAAAACCTTATAGAAACCGTAAATCTAAATACTGCCCTGGAGCAATTTCCAAATAATACAGATATTAGTTATTCGTTCTACGAATCATTTAATGATGCTATTAATGAAAATCATGATTTTTTAGCCATAGACAATCCCAATGCCTATATAACATCAAGTAAAGAACTATTTATTAGAGCAGATATAGAATCCGAAAATTGTTTCAGTATTTTTAATTTTGATGTTTTAATCTATGCAGATCCACAACTAAATCAGCTACCCACTGTGGTAAACTGTGAAACAGATCCAAGCATTCCTTCTAATTTTGTTTTTGAAACTACCGACGCTCAAATCATAGGCAACCAAATTGGCATGCAAGTCCTCTATTATGAAACCGAAAACGATGCTATAAACAGAGAAAATAACATAGACAAAACTATTCCTTATCAAAACACCTCAAATCCTCAAATCATATACGTTAGACTAGAAAATGAATCTGGCAATAGCTGTTACAAAGTCGCACCTATGCAGATTGAAGTACGAGAGACACCAGATTACAACACACCCTCCGATATTTTTGAGTGCGATATAAATAATACTGGCTTTGCCACCACAGACTTAAGCAATACTATTGAAGAAATAGAACTTGGTAGTACCACAGAATTAAACATTTCTTTTCACGCAACACCGCTCAATGCAGAACTTGGCACAAACGCTATTTCTTTAAATTATACGGTAACAAGCAATCCTCAAACAATATATGCAAAAATTGAAAATGCAAACTCTGGTTGTTACAACGTTGAGAGCTTTAATATTAATACACTTTCCTTACCAGAAGTTATATTTGGACAATCCTTAGTAGCTTGTGGTAATAATTTTAATACCTCTGTAGAATGGGATTTAACCGCTATCGAACTCGATATTTTAGATGGGAGGCAATTTAATATCGACTTTACCTATTTTACGTCTGAAGCTGATGCACAAACCAACGTTAATGCTATTGCCAACCCGACTGCATATATAAATACTAGTAGTCCAGAAACCGTATATGCCAGAGTGCGTAATGCCACTACTGAATGTTTTTCTGTTGTTCCGTTTGAGCTAATTATCAATGCACCACCAATAATTAATGAGTTTGGTGTTTACAATGTCTGTGAAAATAATAGTAACACTATAGACTTGCACAACATCGATTTACTCTTGGTAGATAATACCTTCAACATTTTAATTAGCTATTACCAAACTATAGACGATGCCGAAAATGACAATAATGCCTTAAATACAGATTATGTATACACAAACAATACCGAAGACCTAGTTGCAAGAGTAGAATATACCACCACAGGTTGCTATGTTATTTATCCTTTTGAACTACATGTAAATACAATTCCTATTGCCAATCAGCCAGACAGTATAATTGCATGTGATGATGATTTTGATGGACAGTTAACCGTTGATTTATCTCAGCAGAATACTCTTATTCTCAACGGGCAAAACCCTGATGAATTCTCAATAAATTATTATGAATCTGAAGAAGATGCTATTGCAAACAATAATATGATATCCCTACAATACCTCGCTTCAAACAATGACGTCATTTTCGCAAGGCTCGAAAATAATATAACTGGTTGTTTTGATATAACTCAGTTTACAGTTATTATCAATAACAAACCTATAGTAGACATCCAAGACCAAGTGCTTTGTCTCAATGATTTGCCTTTAGTCGTCTCTGCGGAAACTAACAATCCTCTTGATGGTTATGAGTGGTCTACGAATGAAACCAGTTCCTCAATTGAGATTACATCTATTGGATCCTATTCGGTAACTGTTACCAATGAATTTGGGTGCCAAACCACATCTACATTTTCTGTCTCAGAATCTAACTCTGCAGAAATTGAAGTAGTAGAAACCGTTAATTTTGCAGACCCTAATAATATTGTAGTTACTGTAATTGGTATTGGTAATTATCTATATCAATTAAACGACCAGCCTTTTCAAAGCTCAGGAATATTCTATAATGTACCTATTGGCTACAATACCGTAACAATTGTAGATCAAAATGGCTGTGCACAGATTACCAGAGAAGTATTAGTCATTGATACTCCAAAACACCTGTCGCCCAATGGTGATGGCCAATATGATACTTGGCACATTACTGGTGTAGAAACGCTTCCAGGCACAATCATCTATATTTTCGATAGATATGGGAAACTTCTAAAAACACTTTTACACACATCTCCAGGCTGGGACGGAACTTATAATGGAAGTGCCATGCCTGCTGGAGATTATTGGTATATAGCTAAAGTGAGACAAGACAACATGTCTTTTGATGTAAAAGGGCATTTTGCTTTAAGGCGATAG
- a CDS encoding T9SS type B sorting domain-containing protein encodes MDCINRSLLLCFCLFFCFSYGQQISVDNSLSPQDLIENNLIQGCVEVSNISSPSNGSVAGLGSFGYFERANSNFPFENGIVLSTGNANSAGNIENSATLNEGNSSWGTDADLETALGITGTLNATSIAFNFISISNQIQFNYILASEEYFGNFPCQYSDGFAFLIREAGTNNPYTNIAVVPGTTTPVNTNTVHDEIVGFCEASNEAYFEGYSLGDTNYNGRTTVLSATAAIQPNVEYQIKLIIADQTDENYDSAVFIQGNSFNASVDLGEDFSTCASEVTLDGDIGNPQATYSWYFNDVLIPGANQTNFNASVTGNYRVEIEIPLSGSTCVIEDDINLTLSSTQSSDPISDFEICDDISNDGTALFDLSTKDAEVLASVPPSNYTITYHYSNIEAQNGINGINGVIQNTINPQVIYVRIEDNNDGCLAFSNFNLIVNSLPNINNPSPLEVCDDQVVDGFTTIDLNIKNDEITNGLTNLIVTYHSTLSDAASGTNPLPMPYVNTSSNEQVFVSVRDEFTGCISTTSLDITVLDNPVINTEDHFIDACDADHDGFANFDLTSIIPDVLQGLTDVTVTFHETNDDALIGINPIADDTNYTNITSEEQTVYIRVESNTSGCASVTPIEIHTNLLLTATDIDDISRCDIDNDGVEEFSFSSIATRIINDLPSEFGISVAFYLTEDDRDNQVNALDQSVPFVPTSNPQTIYLGLSSATCYDIEQIDLILIPVYEFENIISQTVCDEDQDGFTTTDLSQFDTQVTDALDGFSVSYFLTEQDARNNTNVLPNFYTNTTNPFTVYPRITSDETGCSDVNFFEITVLEAPVTSAPSDIVICDDDQDGLFTINLLDVIPEVVSSTNERQITFYNNQADADIGSNAITSESSYNAQTESIYIRVENTTTGCHATEVLNIIVNTLPVFTAIENYKICEDSSDGFADFIFNTKDAEILNGQTGKEVLYYLSQEDADNRTNAINKDVAYQNTSTPQTIFVRVENISDQDCYGTTSFIIEVGTNPLFNEPADWFVCDDISNDGLETFDLSTKIAEISNGISDNLIVTFYTSLNNAENSIDPLPLEYTNTVNPQTIFAQIDNGTICSAITSFELNVIQVPDVNPSVPLVACDTNYDGFTEFDLTNAEFDILDVRQDDIEITYFENYEDAETNSNVISNPEAYTNTSNPQTVYIKINNTISNCYVLVPIDLSVNMPPVINDFQSYDICENEDNSFDLTEINEVIMDESFNVLFSYHTTEADALANANALNTNYTYSTNSDTLFARAEFSTTHCSTVYEFNLNVNPLPIANQPTDLEACDDDFDGLLDFDLTQQNTEILGTQNPSNFTITYHNSNDDANSNLSAVDTDYMAFDSEIIYARVENNATGCYSVTQFSVIIHPLPAIDIEDQVICLDNLPLIVSANTNNPTDQYIWSTGETTSEIEITEIGTYWVTVTTEFGCENTRVFSVAESEAATIEATEVIDFSDPNNITVTISGIGDYLYQLDDGEPQESNFFDNVGMGYHTITIIDLNGCSEVTRDILVIDIPKHMSPNGDGLYDTWHIVGVETLPGTIIHIFDRYGKHLTTLTHDSPGWDGTLNGHNLPASDYWFVANVVRGSQSFEVKGHFAIRR; translated from the coding sequence ATGGATTGTATTAACCGCTCCCTCCTATTATGCTTTTGCTTATTTTTTTGCTTTTCTTATGGTCAGCAAATCTCGGTAGATAATTCGCTCAGCCCTCAAGATTTAATTGAAAACAATCTCATACAAGGTTGTGTAGAAGTGTCTAATATTAGTTCTCCCTCAAACGGGAGTGTAGCTGGTTTGGGTAGTTTTGGTTATTTTGAAAGGGCAAATTCCAATTTCCCTTTTGAAAACGGAATTGTATTAAGTACAGGTAATGCCAATTCTGCAGGAAATATAGAAAATTCAGCAACCTTAAACGAAGGTAACAGTAGTTGGGGAACTGATGCAGATTTAGAGACTGCTCTTGGCATTACAGGAACTCTTAATGCAACATCTATTGCGTTTAATTTTATCTCTATATCAAATCAAATTCAATTTAATTACATTTTAGCCTCTGAAGAATATTTTGGAAATTTTCCTTGTCAGTACTCAGATGGTTTTGCTTTTTTAATTAGAGAGGCTGGCACTAACAATCCGTATACTAATATTGCTGTGGTACCTGGCACTACTACTCCCGTTAACACAAATACAGTTCATGATGAAATTGTTGGATTTTGCGAAGCTTCTAATGAAGCATATTTTGAAGGTTATAGTCTTGGTGATACAAATTACAACGGTAGAACCACAGTATTGTCTGCAACTGCCGCTATACAACCCAATGTAGAATATCAAATAAAATTAATTATTGCAGACCAAACTGATGAAAACTATGATTCTGCAGTTTTTATACAAGGTAATAGTTTTAATGCTTCAGTAGATTTAGGTGAAGATTTTTCAACCTGCGCAAGTGAAGTTACTTTAGATGGAGATATAGGCAACCCACAAGCAACATATAGTTGGTACTTTAATGATGTTTTAATTCCTGGTGCGAACCAAACTAATTTTAATGCAAGCGTTACAGGTAACTATCGCGTTGAAATAGAAATTCCTCTCTCTGGCAGCACTTGCGTTATTGAGGATGATATTAACCTTACTTTAAGTTCCACACAATCTTCAGATCCTATTTCGGACTTTGAAATTTGTGATGACATAAGTAATGATGGTACAGCACTCTTTGATTTATCGACTAAAGATGCTGAAGTTTTAGCGTCTGTTCCTCCTTCAAATTATACTATAACATACCATTATTCTAATATTGAAGCACAGAATGGTATTAATGGCATTAATGGTGTAATTCAAAATACAATAAATCCACAAGTAATATATGTAAGAATTGAAGATAATAATGACGGTTGCTTGGCTTTTTCAAACTTTAATCTTATTGTTAATTCATTACCTAACATCAATAATCCTTCTCCATTAGAAGTTTGCGATGACCAAGTTGTTGATGGATTTACAACCATAGATCTAAATATAAAAAATGATGAAATCACTAACGGTCTTACTAATCTTATAGTTACCTATCACAGTACACTTTCAGACGCAGCTAGTGGTACTAATCCTCTACCGATGCCATATGTAAATACTAGCAGTAACGAACAAGTTTTTGTAAGTGTTAGAGATGAGTTTACGGGTTGTATAAGCACTACATCTTTAGATATTACGGTTTTAGACAATCCGGTTATAAATACAGAAGATCATTTCATAGATGCGTGTGATGCAGACCATGATGGTTTTGCTAATTTCGATTTAACGAGCATAATACCTGATGTCTTACAAGGTTTAACAGATGTTACTGTCACCTTTCATGAAACAAATGATGATGCTTTAATAGGAATTAACCCAATAGCAGACGACACTAACTACACAAATATTACCTCTGAAGAACAGACTGTGTATATAAGGGTTGAAAGTAACACCTCAGGCTGTGCTTCTGTAACACCAATTGAAATACATACCAACTTACTATTAACAGCTACAGATATTGATGATATTTCACGCTGTGACATCGATAACGATGGAGTTGAGGAGTTTAGTTTTTCTTCAATTGCAACACGTATTATAAATGATTTACCATCAGAGTTTGGCATTTCTGTTGCATTCTACTTAACTGAAGATGATAGAGATAACCAAGTAAATGCATTAGACCAATCAGTACCTTTTGTACCAACGAGTAATCCACAAACCATTTATTTAGGATTGTCTAGTGCTACATGCTACGATATAGAACAAATAGATCTTATCCTTATTCCTGTATATGAGTTTGAAAATATTATCAGCCAAACCGTTTGTGATGAAGATCAGGATGGTTTTACAACAACCGACTTATCGCAATTTGACACTCAAGTCACCGACGCCTTAGATGGATTTAGTGTCTCCTACTTTTTAACAGAGCAAGACGCTAGAAACAATACCAACGTACTACCAAATTTTTATACCAACACAACAAATCCTTTTACTGTTTATCCTAGAATAACTTCTGACGAAACAGGTTGTTCTGATGTTAACTTTTTTGAGATTACAGTTTTAGAAGCTCCTGTTACTTCTGCACCTAGTGATATTGTTATTTGTGATGATGATCAAGACGGTTTATTTACTATTAATCTGTTAGACGTTATCCCAGAGGTAGTAAGTAGTACAAATGAAAGACAAATCACTTTCTATAATAACCAAGCAGATGCTGACATTGGTAGCAATGCCATAACCAGTGAAAGTAGTTATAATGCACAAACTGAAAGTATTTATATCAGAGTAGAAAACACAACTACTGGTTGCCATGCTACAGAAGTACTAAACATTATAGTTAACACCTTACCTGTATTTACTGCGATAGAAAATTATAAAATCTGTGAGGATAGTAGCGACGGATTTGCCGATTTCATTTTTAATACTAAGGATGCAGAAATTTTAAATGGACAAACTGGCAAAGAAGTCTTATACTACTTAAGCCAAGAAGATGCAGATAACAGAACAAATGCCATTAATAAAGATGTAGCTTACCAAAACACCTCAACTCCACAAACTATTTTTGTGAGAGTAGAAAACATTTCAGACCAAGATTGTTATGGCACTACAAGCTTTATTATAGAAGTAGGAACAAACCCTCTTTTTAATGAACCTGCAGATTGGTTTGTGTGTGATGACATCTCTAACGATGGCTTAGAAACCTTCGATTTATCAACTAAAATCGCAGAAATATCAAATGGTATTTCAGACAACTTAATTGTAACGTTTTATACCTCATTAAATAATGCTGAAAATAGCATCGACCCATTACCTCTTGAGTATACTAATACAGTAAATCCTCAGACTATTTTTGCTCAAATTGATAATGGCACAATATGTAGCGCTATTACGTCTTTTGAACTCAATGTAATACAAGTGCCAGATGTTAATCCTTCTGTACCTTTAGTTGCATGCGACACCAATTATGATGGATTTACAGAGTTTGATTTAACCAATGCTGAATTTGATATTTTAGATGTGAGGCAAGATGATATTGAGATTACTTATTTTGAAAACTATGAAGATGCCGAAACTAACAGTAACGTAATTTCAAATCCTGAAGCTTACACAAATACAAGTAATCCGCAAACTGTTTATATTAAAATAAATAATACAATATCAAATTGTTATGTATTGGTTCCTATAGATTTAAGTGTAAATATGCCTCCTGTTATAAATGATTTTCAATCTTATGACATATGCGAAAATGAGGATAATAGTTTCGACTTAACCGAAATTAACGAGGTTATTATGGACGAAAGTTTTAACGTCCTCTTTAGCTACCACACTACAGAAGCTGACGCATTAGCCAACGCAAATGCATTAAACACAAATTACACCTACTCTACCAATAGCGATACACTTTTTGCACGTGCTGAATTCAGTACTACACATTGTTCTACCGTGTACGAATTTAATCTTAATGTAAATCCGCTGCCCATTGCCAACCAACCCACTGATTTAGAAGCTTGTGATGATGATTTTGATGGTTTATTAGACTTTGATTTAACACAACAAAATACTGAAATATTAGGTACACAAAACCCTTCTAATTTCACAATAACTTACCATAATTCTAATGATGATGCCAACAGTAATTTATCTGCAGTAGATACAGACTATATGGCTTTTGATTCTGAAATCATATACGCAAGAGTAGAAAACAATGCAACAGGATGTTATTCAGTAACACAATTTTCCGTTATTATTCATCCTTTACCAGCAATAGATATTGAAGATCAGGTGATTTGTTTAGACAACCTGCCATTAATTGTTTCGGCTAACACTAATAACCCAACAGACCAATACATATGGTCTACTGGCGAAACCACCTCAGAAATTGAAATTACGGAAATTGGCACCTATTGGGTGACCGTAACCACTGAATTTGGTTGTGAAAACACAAGAGTATTTAGTGTGGCAGAATCTGAAGCTGCAACCATAGAAGCAACAGAGGTTATCGATTTTTCAGATCCTAATAATATTACAGTAACCATAAGCGGTATTGGAGATTACTTGTATCAATTAGACGATGGCGAACCTCAAGAATCAAACTTTTTTGATAATGTAGGCATGGGCTACCATACCATAACTATTATAGATTTAAATGGTTGCTCAGAAGTAACGAGAGATATTTTGGTAATTGACATCCCAAAACATATGTCACCAAATGGAGATGGCCTTTATGACACGTGGCATATCGTTGGTGTAGAAACACTTCCCGGAACGATTATTCATATTTTTGATCGTTATGGTAAACACCTAACAACTTTAACACACGATAGTCCAGGTTGGGATGGCACATTAAATGGACACAACCTACCGGCTAGTGATTATTGGTTTGTTGCCAATGTAGTAAGAGGAAGCCAATCTTTTGAAGTAAAAGGTCATTTTGCTATACGTCGTTAA